CATTTCGAATGATTTAAATTGATCCAAACTAGAACAAGCCGGAGATAACAAAACTATATCCTTCGGTTTTACACGACGACTAACAATACGCATTGCTTGAATCATTGTATTTGTAAAAATAACATCACTAAATCCTAATTCCGTCAATAATGATCCATCTTTTCCAAAACAATAAAGATTAATTTTATGTTGTTTAATCAAATGTTTCAAAGAAGAAAAATCAGCTAATTTACCATCACCTCCTAATAGTAAATGTAACGTACCAGATAACATTAAATTGTTGATCGCTTCTTTAGTGGCACTGACATTAGTAGATTTAGAGTCATTAATCCAACTCACTCCATGATTTTTATAAATTAATTGACAACGATGCATTAAACCAGAAAACTGGCGCAACACTTTTAAAGAAATAGAGCGAGGAATATTGATAATATCCGATAATGCCAAAGCAGATAATGCATTTATATAATTAACACGATTATTCATTCTCATTTCAGAACAATTCAGTACATATTTATTGTATGCAACTATCCAAATATGTCCTTTATAATATTTCAGATAATAATCTACAGAATCTTCGTTTTCACTAAAACTTACACAATAATCGTAATCATTATATACAGGCGCTGTTAAAGGATCTAAAGCATTCATCACACAAATTTTAGTATTTTTATAAATTCTTTGCTTAGACAACCAATATTGTTTTAATCCACCAGGATAATGATCCATATGATCTTCGCTAACATTTAAAATTACAGCTGCTATCGTATGTAAACTATAGGTTGTATCTAGTTGAAAACTCGAAAGCTCTAATATATATAATTGATATGATTTATTAAGTAAAGAAAGCACAGGCACACCTATATTCCCTGCTACACCAACACGCCATCCAATACTTCTAACCATTGTAGCAACCAATTGAGTTACTGTGCTTTTTCCATTAGATCCAGTAATAGCTATTATCGGTGCAGTTACTTCACGAGCAAATAATTCAATATCACCAATAATTTCTATTCCTAATTTTAAAGCTTCAATTAAAATTGGATGATCTAATCGTACTCCAGGACTAA
This sequence is a window from Blochmannia endosymbiont of Camponotus sp. C-003. Protein-coding genes within it:
- the murD gene encoding UDP-N-acetylmuramoyl-L-alanine--D-glutamate ligase, which gives rise to MRNYRGSQVVIIGLGITGLSCVNFFLDRGVIPKVIDTRICPPGIKKLPHAVQYHLGAFNDMWLLSATLIVISPGVRLDHPILIEALKLGIEIIGDIELFAREVTAPIIAITGSNGKSTVTQLVATMVRSIGWRVGVAGNIGVPVLSLLNKSYQLYILELSSFQLDTTYSLHTIAAVILNVSEDHMDHYPGGLKQYWLSKQRIYKNTKICVMNALDPLTAPVYNDYDYCVSFSENEDSVDYYLKYYKGHIWIVAYNKYVLNCSEMRMNNRVNYINALSALALSDIINIPRSISLKVLRQFSGLMHRCQLIYKNHGVSWINDSKSTNVSATKEAINNLMLSGTLHLLLGGDGKLADFSSLKHLIKQHKINLYCFGKDGSLLTELGFSDVIFTNTMIQAMRIVSRRVKPKDIVLLSPACSSLDQFKSFEMRGLIFTHFAREFR